A single region of the Actinoplanes sp. SE50/110 genome encodes:
- a CDS encoding TIGR02679 domain-containing protein encodes MSAATDRWAAQPGPRKVLTAVRELLQERRTGNGVIVRVELTATQRAQVARYLGVAWDTSGQPVTLGRLRAALLRAGDDLLDLLTRTGGAIEDVRGRRDEAAARAAARIDAAYTGLTTAGLPDHAVRLARKRRWLGTDPETATRRSDDLQHLWQALPGTGRPLAEIANSLYGDPHRLDRDHDLGRAAARLLAAAAAAADDDAAFAADTALTADRWRQVWSQYGIGCDEVSATVLVLNLPLIGKAPAARIAGAAAVHGEPVWLTSRSLRGDWTPGPDLTVVRVCENPAVAEAAADRLGSACLPLVCIYGRPSSAAWTLLRGLAADGVRLRVTADRDAAGRGFLTEMLALPGATEWLPDADGLYEEARLEALVADLDPITRAAGDRDDHGEGLLPGPDPKPTMGFD; translated from the coding sequence ATGAGCGCGGCAACCGACCGATGGGCCGCCCAACCCGGCCCCCGGAAGGTCCTCACCGCCGTCCGTGAACTGCTGCAGGAACGCCGCACCGGCAACGGTGTCATCGTCCGCGTCGAGCTCACCGCGACGCAACGAGCCCAAGTGGCCCGCTACCTCGGCGTGGCGTGGGACACCTCCGGTCAGCCCGTGACCCTCGGCAGACTCCGTGCCGCCCTCCTCCGAGCCGGCGACGACCTGCTCGACCTGCTGACCCGTACCGGCGGCGCCATCGAGGACGTTCGCGGCCGCCGTGACGAAGCCGCCGCCCGCGCCGCCGCCCGCATCGACGCCGCCTACACCGGCCTCACCACCGCAGGCCTACCCGATCACGCCGTCCGCCTGGCCCGCAAACGCCGCTGGCTCGGCACCGACCCCGAGACCGCCACCCGCCGCTCCGACGACCTGCAACACCTGTGGCAAGCGTTGCCCGGCACCGGCCGTCCCCTCGCCGAAATCGCCAACTCCCTCTACGGCGACCCACACCGCCTCGACCGCGACCACGACCTCGGCCGCGCCGCCGCCCGGCTACTCGCGGCCGCCGCGGCCGCCGCGGACGATGACGCCGCCTTCGCCGCCGACACCGCGCTGACCGCCGACCGGTGGCGGCAGGTGTGGTCCCAGTACGGCATCGGCTGCGACGAAGTCTCCGCCACCGTCCTGGTCCTCAACCTTCCCCTGATCGGGAAGGCACCGGCCGCCCGGATCGCGGGCGCGGCAGCCGTACACGGCGAACCGGTCTGGCTGACCAGCCGCAGCCTGCGCGGAGACTGGACACCCGGACCCGACCTGACCGTCGTGCGCGTCTGCGAGAACCCCGCCGTCGCCGAGGCCGCCGCCGACCGACTCGGCAGCGCCTGCCTGCCGCTGGTCTGTATCTACGGACGGCCCTCATCAGCAGCCTGGACACTGCTGCGTGGCCTCGCCGCCGACGGCGTCCGACTCCGGGTCACCGCTGACCGTGACGCCGCGGGCCGCGGCTTCCTCACCGAGATGCTCGCCTTACCCGGCGCCACCGAATGGCTGCCCGACGCCGACGGGCTGTACGAGGAAGCCCGGCTGGAAGCCCTGGTGGCCGACCTCGATCCCATCACCCGTGCCGCCGGTGACAGAGATGATCATGGTGAGGGGCTTTTGCCGGGCCCCGATCCGAAGCCGACAATGGGCTTCGACTGA
- a CDS encoding SbcC/MukB-like Walker B domain-containing protein, whose translation MYTELLSSTFIDHLADRMRKVITLLKIVNDVLEKHPTGANKTTLRLRRVPAEGQTPGFKILKALLDGTIESDAAQQQIQLFLGARLREAQEAGLVGTEDWTDRLAELLDYRAWFDVVAQYKVGDSDEDENRWKDLTRKVHGVDSGGGKVVTLLQPLLATLVALYSESPNAPRPLWLDEAFEGVDPANRATMMRMLTDFDLDFLLAGPAPLVAVAQVPAAAVWIITRAPAPIPGVDLSLMLWAGHTLEQIPVGDYATRLLTPRRSAENLGPDLFAAMLTDPAPAEPSHTNGADHTDTEQTSDAAGIGESEPA comes from the coding sequence ATGTACACCGAACTTCTCTCGTCCACCTTCATCGACCACCTCGCCGACCGGATGCGGAAGGTCATCACCCTGCTCAAGATCGTCAACGATGTCCTCGAGAAACACCCGACCGGCGCCAACAAGACCACCCTGCGACTGCGTCGCGTCCCCGCGGAAGGCCAGACCCCCGGCTTCAAAATCCTCAAAGCACTCCTGGACGGCACCATCGAATCCGACGCCGCGCAACAACAGATCCAACTGTTCCTCGGCGCCCGCCTCCGCGAAGCCCAGGAAGCCGGCCTCGTCGGGACCGAAGACTGGACCGACCGCCTCGCTGAACTCCTCGACTACCGCGCCTGGTTCGACGTGGTCGCCCAATACAAGGTCGGCGACAGCGACGAGGACGAGAACCGATGGAAGGACCTCACCAGGAAAGTCCACGGCGTCGACTCCGGCGGCGGCAAAGTCGTCACCCTCCTGCAACCTTTGCTGGCCACCCTGGTCGCCCTGTACTCCGAATCCCCGAACGCACCCCGCCCCCTCTGGCTCGACGAAGCCTTCGAGGGCGTCGACCCGGCCAACCGCGCCACCATGATGCGGATGCTCACCGACTTCGACCTCGACTTCCTGCTCGCCGGCCCGGCACCCCTGGTCGCCGTCGCGCAAGTCCCCGCCGCCGCAGTCTGGATCATCACCCGCGCACCCGCACCCATCCCCGGCGTCGACCTGTCCCTGATGCTGTGGGCCGGCCACACCCTCGAACAGATCCCCGTCGGGGACTACGCCACCCGGCTACTCACCCCACGCCGCAGCGCCGAAAACCTCGGTCCCGACCTGTTCGCGGCCATGCTCACCGACCCGGCACCGGCCGAGCCGTCGCACACCAACGGAGCCGACCACACCGACACCGAGCAGACATCGGACGCGGCCGGCATCGGCGAAAGCGAGCCCGCATGA
- a CDS encoding IS481 family transposase, giving the protein MPHRNAPLSETGRLRLARCVVDDRWPLRRAAERFQVSTTTAKRWADRYRTDGPAGMTDRSSRPHHSPSQTPTRTERRIIKVRILRRWGPARIAYFLSLNPATVHRVLTRYRLARLTHLDRATSRPIRRYEHDTPGDLVHVDIKKLGNIPDGGGHRVHGRADGNRHSSAHRDPARPRTHHGRPNLGYHYLHNAVDDHSRLAYTEILPDETRETATAFWQRAHAWFTSRGITVKRVLTDNGSCYRSHLWHDALAAAGITHKRTRPYRPQTNGKVERFNRTMLDEWAYARAYRTETERREALPAWLHTYNHHRGHTALNGLPPASRVPNLSGQYS; this is encoded by the coding sequence ATGCCCCACCGTAATGCACCCTTGTCCGAGACCGGCAGGCTGCGCCTGGCGCGCTGCGTGGTCGATGACCGATGGCCGCTACGGCGAGCCGCCGAACGTTTCCAGGTCAGCACGACCACAGCGAAACGGTGGGCCGACCGCTACCGCACCGACGGGCCGGCGGGTATGACCGACCGTTCCTCGCGACCACACCACAGCCCGTCACAGACTCCGACCCGCACTGAGCGGCGAATCATCAAGGTCCGCATCCTGCGCCGTTGGGGACCCGCCCGGATCGCCTACTTCCTGAGCCTGAACCCGGCCACCGTGCACCGGGTCCTGACCCGCTACCGGCTCGCCAGGCTCACCCACCTGGACCGGGCCACCAGCCGGCCGATCCGCCGCTACGAACACGACACACCAGGCGATCTGGTCCATGTCGACATCAAGAAACTCGGCAACATCCCCGACGGCGGCGGCCACCGCGTCCACGGCCGGGCCGACGGCAACCGCCACAGCTCGGCCCACCGGGACCCGGCCCGTCCCCGCACCCACCACGGCCGGCCCAACCTCGGCTACCACTACCTGCACAACGCTGTTGACGACCACTCCCGGCTGGCCTACACCGAAATCCTGCCCGACGAGACCCGCGAGACAGCCACAGCCTTCTGGCAACGCGCCCACGCCTGGTTCACCAGCCGGGGCATCACCGTCAAACGGGTACTGACCGACAACGGCTCCTGCTACCGCTCCCACCTATGGCATGACGCACTCGCCGCCGCCGGCATCACCCACAAACGCACCCGCCCCTACCGGCCCCAGACCAACGGAAAAGTCGAACGCTTCAACCGCACCATGCTCGACGAATGGGCCTACGCCCGGGCCTACCGCACCGAAACCGAACGCCGCGAAGCCCTGCCCGCCTGGCTACACACCTACAATCACCACCGCGGACACACCGCACTCAACGGCCTACCACCCGCCAGCCGCGTCCCCAACCTCTCGGGTCAGTACAGCTAG
- a CDS encoding TIGR02678 family protein, translating to MNTATSAVEKQAQQAFLGLLAQPLITPATNRILHRHVLRHQRQITDHARRAGYRIQRVGRAVRLIRVPIGGQVTAPPRPAGAPGRRLLALACCLAACCEEVSTTVTLQQLSDMVRDLTGAAGSTVTGYDPELKPQRRLLRDAATLLADWGVLRRRTSDEMLLDWTEDGAGPGAGYDVDRDALLLMTSPDVLAAALHTAAADAEQLAATRTVRQLRELLETPAVVYADLDEHDADALRKARGLRTADLAQMTGGTVEARAEGLLLVLPDDPDRQPSVVDWPRARAADWVALLMADLAGRHGARTSTGTVRLTGTQVDEVVDDLVAWRGDYMSKDQKTVPGSVRADAETILTELGLLQVGADGSWTLSPVAGRYRDPDITLIDTTEPTR from the coding sequence GTGAACACCGCGACCTCCGCCGTCGAAAAGCAGGCCCAGCAGGCATTCCTCGGTCTGCTCGCCCAACCCCTGATCACCCCGGCCACCAACCGGATCCTGCACCGGCACGTGCTGCGCCACCAACGCCAGATCACCGACCACGCTCGCCGCGCCGGCTACCGCATCCAACGCGTCGGCCGCGCCGTCCGTCTCATCCGGGTACCGATCGGCGGACAGGTCACCGCACCACCACGCCCCGCCGGCGCGCCCGGCCGGCGACTGCTGGCACTGGCGTGCTGCCTCGCCGCCTGCTGTGAAGAAGTCTCGACCACCGTCACCCTGCAGCAGCTGTCCGACATGGTCCGCGACCTGACCGGCGCCGCCGGGTCCACCGTCACCGGCTACGACCCGGAACTGAAACCGCAACGGCGGCTGCTGCGTGACGCCGCCACCCTGCTCGCCGACTGGGGAGTGCTACGCCGCCGCACCAGCGACGAAATGCTGCTCGACTGGACCGAAGACGGTGCCGGGCCCGGCGCCGGCTATGACGTCGACCGGGACGCCCTGCTGCTGATGACCAGCCCCGACGTCCTGGCCGCGGCCCTGCACACCGCCGCGGCCGATGCTGAGCAGCTGGCCGCGACCCGCACCGTGCGGCAGCTGCGAGAGCTGCTGGAAACCCCCGCCGTCGTCTACGCCGACCTCGACGAACACGACGCCGACGCGCTGCGCAAAGCCCGCGGCCTGCGCACCGCCGATCTGGCGCAGATGACCGGCGGCACGGTGGAAGCGCGCGCCGAGGGCCTGCTCCTCGTCCTACCGGATGATCCCGACCGGCAGCCGAGCGTCGTCGACTGGCCCCGCGCCCGCGCCGCGGACTGGGTCGCGCTGCTGATGGCCGACCTCGCCGGCCGCCACGGCGCCCGGACCTCCACCGGCACGGTCCGACTGACCGGCACACAGGTCGACGAGGTCGTCGACGACCTTGTGGCATGGCGCGGCGACTACATGTCGAAAGACCAGAAAACCGTGCCCGGCAGCGTGCGCGCCGACGCCGAAACGATCCTGACCGAACTCGGCCTGCTCCAGGTCGGCGCCGACGGCTCGTGGACGTTGTCACCGGTCGCAGGGCGTTACCGGGACCCCGACATCACCCTGATCGACACCACGGAGCCCACCCGATGA
- a CDS encoding DUF2397 domain-containing protein, translating into MRVRPDSSEDDDDERPAAGLDLWQLAGLPGGLLQASYLTSRFAAQYRLIVDVLLAEQEHTLTGVAATELPDLLRRRLRHLGVDTALLDDPGFRLKERMARLERWGVVYTFQDKAVRDAEFVLDRDRYQLTETVAQLHRAITSLGDDSAAEAAATLAPGILTANLNLLYEYARTDPAAAAAAWSVIATTHQSMVKAAAGWQARLAGALAGAPTPEKITTVQETLRRYVDMWGAGIDTHSDTITTRAGKLALLPAGVWRRIAVHTLGTNADNPAIDALVDTHQHTLQTLRRWFDGPDCQARKLRRQMRDTIGPLLRGQRTLAAVGGHVSRRAELLALAARLESAADDHAAWRLWCAATGLFSARHLPGETNPPAGSAGAVSFWEADPVPIEARLRKQGPKAVTGTAARIADRTGAKRAARERAARMAAHAALTEAAILARSGQRLSQWRNVSADELQMLLVLLATIAAARPDPTGIRSATTGDARWLLHADPPPDGAPAAIVHTPDGRLVHPDIALHITPAGSRP; encoded by the coding sequence ATGCGGGTGCGGCCGGACAGTTCCGAGGACGATGACGACGAACGTCCCGCTGCGGGCCTCGACCTGTGGCAGCTCGCCGGCCTCCCCGGCGGCCTGCTGCAGGCAAGCTATCTGACCAGCCGGTTTGCGGCGCAGTACCGGCTGATCGTGGACGTGCTGCTGGCCGAGCAGGAACACACGCTGACCGGCGTCGCCGCCACCGAACTGCCCGATCTGCTGCGCAGGCGCCTGCGCCACCTCGGCGTCGACACGGCCCTGCTCGATGATCCCGGCTTCCGGCTCAAGGAACGGATGGCCCGGCTCGAACGCTGGGGTGTGGTGTACACGTTCCAGGACAAAGCCGTCCGGGACGCTGAATTCGTCCTCGACCGAGACCGGTACCAGCTGACCGAGACCGTCGCCCAGCTGCACCGGGCAATCACCTCGCTCGGGGATGACAGCGCGGCCGAAGCCGCCGCCACTCTCGCCCCCGGCATCCTGACCGCGAACCTGAACCTGCTGTACGAGTACGCCCGCACCGACCCGGCCGCAGCCGCCGCAGCCTGGTCGGTGATCGCCACCACGCATCAGTCGATGGTGAAAGCCGCCGCCGGCTGGCAGGCCCGCCTCGCCGGGGCCCTGGCCGGGGCCCCGACGCCGGAAAAGATCACCACCGTGCAGGAGACGCTGCGCCGCTACGTCGACATGTGGGGCGCCGGCATCGACACCCACTCCGACACGATCACCACCCGTGCCGGGAAACTCGCCCTGCTCCCGGCTGGGGTGTGGCGGCGCATCGCCGTACACACCCTCGGCACCAACGCCGACAACCCGGCGATCGACGCCTTGGTCGACACTCACCAGCACACCCTGCAAACGCTGCGGCGCTGGTTCGACGGCCCGGACTGCCAGGCCCGCAAACTACGCCGGCAGATGCGCGACACGATCGGGCCGCTCCTGCGCGGGCAGCGCACCCTTGCCGCGGTCGGCGGGCACGTCTCCCGGCGTGCCGAACTGCTCGCCCTGGCGGCACGCCTGGAATCAGCCGCCGACGACCACGCCGCCTGGCGACTGTGGTGCGCCGCCACCGGGCTTTTCTCCGCCCGGCACCTACCGGGCGAGACGAACCCGCCGGCCGGCAGCGCCGGCGCGGTGTCGTTCTGGGAAGCCGACCCGGTCCCGATCGAAGCACGGCTGCGTAAACAAGGCCCCAAAGCCGTGACCGGCACCGCAGCCCGCATCGCCGACCGCACGGGCGCCAAACGCGCCGCCCGGGAACGTGCTGCCCGCATGGCAGCGCACGCCGCGCTCACCGAAGCCGCGATCCTCGCCCGGTCCGGGCAGCGACTCTCGCAATGGCGCAACGTAAGCGCCGATGAGCTGCAGATGCTGCTCGTTCTGCTGGCCACGATCGCCGCAGCCCGCCCCGACCCGACCGGCATCAGGTCGGCGACCACCGGCGACGCGCGCTGGCTGCTGCACGCCGACCCGCCACCAGACGGCGCACCCGCCGCGATCGTGCACACCCCCGACGGACGCCTGGTCCACCCCGACATCGCCCTGCACATCACCCCGGCCGGGAGCCGCCCGTGA
- a CDS encoding AMP-binding protein yields the protein MVQQQLSISTGPAEPPLLDRTIGADLVATTARYAEREALVDVVSGRRWTYAELTATVDAVALGLRALGVGTGDRVGIWAPNCPEWVFLQYATARLGAILVTVNPAYRTHELSYVLRQSGVRTLIAAPSFKTSDYAAMIDEVRDECPDLIDVVLIGQEQWTALTGTAPEPGVLDAIGGTLHPDDPINIQYTSGTTGFPKGATLSHRNILNNGFLVGELIDYTAADRICIPVPFYHCFGMVMGNLAATSHGAAMVIPAPGFDPALTLRAVAEEKCTSLYGVPTMFIAMLHHPDFAGYDLSSLRTGIMAGSPCPVETMKQVIDRMGMTEVSICYGMTETSPVSCQTRPDDSLTRRVSTVGRVGPHLQVKVVDPAGATVPIGESGELCTRGYSVMLGYWGQPEKTAEAVDADGWMHTGDLAEMDADGYLRITGRIKDMVIRGGENVYPREVEEFLLTHPDVVDVQVIGVPDEKFGEEVMAWIRMRPGATPLDAANVRAFCAGRLAHFKIPRYVRLVDEFPTTVTGKVRKVEMRDISTRELALTSKSDV from the coding sequence GTGGTGCAGCAGCAGCTCAGTATCAGCACCGGACCGGCGGAGCCGCCGCTGCTGGACCGGACGATCGGCGCCGACCTCGTGGCCACCACCGCCCGCTACGCCGAGCGGGAGGCCCTGGTCGACGTGGTGTCCGGGCGGCGCTGGACCTATGCCGAGCTCACCGCCACGGTCGACGCCGTCGCGCTCGGCCTGCGCGCACTCGGGGTCGGCACGGGTGACCGGGTCGGCATCTGGGCCCCGAACTGCCCGGAGTGGGTGTTCCTGCAGTATGCGACGGCTCGCCTCGGCGCCATCCTGGTCACCGTCAACCCGGCGTACCGGACCCACGAGTTGAGCTACGTGCTGCGCCAGTCCGGGGTTCGCACCCTGATCGCCGCGCCGTCGTTCAAGACGTCCGACTACGCCGCGATGATCGACGAGGTGCGCGACGAGTGCCCGGACCTGATCGACGTGGTCCTGATCGGTCAGGAGCAGTGGACCGCGCTGACCGGCACCGCGCCGGAGCCGGGGGTTCTCGACGCGATCGGCGGCACCCTGCACCCGGACGACCCGATCAACATCCAGTACACGTCGGGGACGACCGGCTTCCCCAAGGGCGCCACGCTGTCACACCGCAACATCCTGAACAACGGTTTCCTCGTCGGCGAGTTGATCGACTACACGGCGGCGGACCGGATCTGCATCCCGGTGCCGTTCTACCACTGCTTCGGCATGGTGATGGGCAACCTGGCGGCGACCAGCCACGGCGCCGCCATGGTCATCCCGGCGCCGGGCTTCGACCCCGCGCTGACGCTGCGGGCCGTCGCCGAGGAGAAATGCACCTCGCTGTACGGCGTGCCGACCATGTTCATCGCCATGCTGCACCACCCGGACTTCGCCGGGTACGACCTGTCGTCGCTGCGCACCGGCATCATGGCCGGCTCCCCCTGCCCGGTGGAGACGATGAAGCAGGTGATCGACCGGATGGGCATGACCGAGGTGTCGATCTGCTACGGGATGACCGAGACGTCACCGGTCTCCTGCCAGACCCGCCCCGACGACAGCCTCACCCGCCGGGTGTCGACGGTCGGCCGGGTGGGCCCGCACCTGCAGGTCAAGGTCGTCGACCCGGCCGGTGCGACGGTGCCGATCGGCGAGTCCGGCGAGCTGTGCACCCGCGGCTACTCGGTGATGCTCGGTTACTGGGGGCAGCCGGAGAAGACGGCCGAGGCGGTGGACGCGGACGGCTGGATGCACACCGGCGACCTGGCCGAGATGGACGCCGACGGCTATCTGCGGATCACCGGCCGGATCAAGGACATGGTGATCCGCGGCGGGGAGAACGTCTATCCGCGCGAGGTCGAGGAGTTCCTGCTGACCCATCCGGACGTGGTGGACGTGCAGGTGATCGGCGTCCCGGACGAGAAGTTCGGCGAGGAGGTGATGGCGTGGATCCGGATGCGCCCCGGCGCGACGCCGCTGGACGCGGCGAATGTCCGCGCTTTCTGCGCCGGGCGGCTGGCTCACTTCAAGATTCCGCGGTACGTGCGGCTGGTGGACGAATTCCCGACGACCGTCACCGGAAAGGTCCGCAAAGTCGAAATGCGCGATATCTCCACCCGCGAGCTGGCCCTGACCAGCAAGTCAGATGTCTGA
- a CDS encoding RDD family protein: MSSPDPFDGQQPAYGQQPPPPPGYGQQPGYQQPGYGQQPPPPPPGYGQQPGYGQQPPPPPGYGQQPPPPPPGYGQQPGYGQQPGYGQPGYQQPEYGKAPYGAPGTGVGQPGNLIDRFVARLIDGVIVAIVVSVISVILGILSNSWFLSTFLSAVVDAVLFLGYFAYMESSQGQTIGKQVMKLRVYGPDRASNPTLEQAIRRNIYAGLAILNIVPILGPVISVLAAIAAAVLTAVGINSDPQRQHWFDKFAGGTQVIKVG, from the coding sequence ATGAGCAGCCCCGATCCGTTCGACGGGCAGCAGCCGGCTTACGGGCAGCAGCCCCCGCCCCCGCCCGGCTACGGCCAGCAGCCCGGCTACCAGCAGCCCGGTTACGGCCAGCAGCCGCCGCCTCCGCCGCCCGGCTACGGGCAGCAGCCGGGCTACGGTCAGCAGCCGCCGCCCCCGCCCGGTTACGGTCAGCAGCCGCCGCCCCCGCCGCCCGGCTACGGCCAGCAGCCCGGCTACGGCCAGCAGCCGGGCTACGGCCAGCCCGGCTACCAGCAGCCCGAATACGGGAAGGCCCCGTACGGCGCGCCCGGGACCGGCGTCGGCCAGCCCGGCAACCTGATCGACCGGTTCGTCGCCCGGCTCATCGACGGCGTCATCGTCGCCATCGTGGTCAGCGTCATCAGCGTCATCCTCGGGATCCTGTCGAACTCCTGGTTCCTCAGCACCTTCCTCTCGGCGGTCGTGGATGCGGTCCTTTTCCTGGGCTACTTCGCCTACATGGAGTCCAGCCAGGGGCAGACGATCGGCAAGCAGGTGATGAAGCTCCGGGTGTACGGTCCCGACCGGGCCAGCAACCCGACGTTGGAGCAGGCCATCCGCCGCAACATCTACGCGGGCCTCGCCATCCTGAACATCGTCCCGATCCTCGGTCCCGTCATCAGCGTGCTGGCCGCGATCGCTGCGGCCGTTCTGACCGCGGTCGGCATCAACAGCGACCCGCAGCGCCAGCACTGGTTCGACAAGTTCGCCGGCGGCACCCAGGTCATCAAGGTCGGCTGA
- a CDS encoding GGDEF domain-containing protein, which yields MRLLALGAAAVLSAWYLAAPGPLTAQVITCWVAVGSYASMMSYFAFRAGALMDRADPRRRFWRSLGLAAATWAAGEWAQIATAVADPDSVAALTGTGMVRTIALSVGCLGLTGVVLTYPVGHRSARARLCYLYDLATVVTTAGAYGLCWAASAGGGSGFAYDMFTVGAAPVVAMLTAFAIGRLYLSGAAPFRWPLGVLGPFAAGVEGLARGLGPELVRSGHPGVIFALTVTAHALLMMAAWAQYRTVHVLPDRVRDRPYSLLPYVALAAGFALLVGTLAFDGLDRRAWIAVAGVVIGTGIVVARQLTAFVANAELLAERDALAGRLHTMAFTDSLTGLSNRALFLDRLGAASRAGVLLIDLDDFKPVNDVYGHAAGDAVLVEVAARLRAATGPDQVAARFGGDEFAVLATDATAGDLAALAERIVQAVGEPCRLPDGRHVRVHASIGVATGDGRDATALLHAADQAMYAAKCGGKGSYRLAPTG from the coding sequence GTGCGTCTACTCGCCCTCGGGGCCGCCGCGGTCCTGTCGGCGTGGTACCTGGCCGCCCCCGGACCGCTGACCGCCCAGGTGATCACCTGCTGGGTGGCGGTCGGCTCGTACGCGTCGATGATGTCGTACTTCGCCTTCCGGGCCGGCGCGCTGATGGACCGGGCCGACCCGCGCCGCCGCTTCTGGCGCTCCCTCGGGCTCGCGGCCGCGACCTGGGCCGCGGGAGAGTGGGCGCAGATCGCGACCGCGGTGGCCGACCCGGACTCGGTCGCCGCGCTGACCGGCACCGGCATGGTCCGCACCATCGCCCTGAGCGTGGGCTGCCTCGGCCTGACCGGGGTGGTGCTCACCTATCCGGTCGGGCACCGGTCGGCCCGGGCCCGGCTCTGCTACCTCTACGACCTGGCCACCGTCGTCACCACGGCGGGCGCCTACGGCCTGTGCTGGGCGGCCTCCGCCGGCGGAGGTTCGGGGTTCGCCTACGACATGTTCACCGTCGGCGCCGCCCCGGTGGTGGCGATGCTGACCGCGTTCGCGATCGGCCGGCTCTACCTCAGCGGGGCGGCCCCGTTCCGCTGGCCGCTCGGCGTGCTCGGCCCGTTCGCCGCCGGCGTCGAGGGACTCGCCCGCGGACTCGGCCCCGAACTGGTCAGAAGCGGGCACCCCGGGGTGATCTTCGCACTCACCGTCACCGCGCACGCGCTGCTGATGATGGCCGCGTGGGCGCAGTACCGGACCGTGCACGTGCTGCCCGACCGGGTGCGGGACCGCCCGTACAGCCTGCTGCCCTATGTCGCACTGGCCGCCGGTTTCGCCCTGCTGGTCGGCACGCTGGCGTTCGACGGCCTGGACCGGCGCGCCTGGATCGCGGTCGCCGGCGTGGTCATCGGCACCGGCATCGTGGTGGCCCGGCAGCTCACCGCGTTCGTCGCCAACGCCGAACTGCTCGCCGAACGCGACGCCCTCGCCGGCCGCCTGCACACCATGGCGTTCACCGACAGCCTCACCGGACTGAGCAACCGCGCCCTGTTCCTCGACCGGCTCGGCGCCGCGTCCCGGGCCGGCGTCCTGCTGATCGACCTCGACGACTTCAAACCCGTCAATGACGTGTACGGGCACGCCGCCGGTGACGCCGTCCTCGTCGAAGTCGCCGCCCGTCTGCGGGCGGCGACCGGCCCGGACCAGGTGGCGGCACGCTTCGGCGGCGACGAGTTCGCGGTCCTGGCCACCGACGCGACCGCCGGTGACCTGGCCGCGCTGGCCGAACGGATCGTCCAGGCGGTCGGCGAGCCGTGCCGGCTGCCGGACGGCCGACACGTGCGGGTGCACGCCAGCATCGGTGTGGCGACCGGCGACGGGCGGGACGCGACCGCCCTGCTGCACGCCGCGGACCAGGCGATGTATGCCGCGAAGTGCGGGGGCAAGGGCTCCTATCGGCTGGCCCCGACGGGCTGA
- a CDS encoding DUF4097 family beta strand repeat-containing protein: MPLFDTPGPIAVSADLVAADLHVIASDRADTVVTVTPGSAGEDRDVRAAEQTRVEFASGTLIVRGPRQAGFGIFGRVGTVDVVIEVPTGSDLEVKLGVGGARCIGAFGACRLRSGAGDLRVEQAESLSMTTGMGLATAESVTGDAHLTTGSGKLRVDSVTGPAVLKNGNGDTWVGHAGGELRVNAANGDIGADHATGPVTANTANGNIQVRELVRGVATLRSSAGRIEVGVRTGTAARLDVHTSYGKIRNELTAADGPAETDERAEIRARTSFGDILIHRA, translated from the coding sequence ATGCCCCTCTTCGACACCCCCGGTCCGATCGCCGTCTCGGCCGACCTGGTCGCCGCCGACCTGCACGTGATCGCCTCCGACCGGGCCGACACCGTGGTCACCGTGACCCCCGGTTCCGCCGGTGAGGACCGGGACGTCCGGGCCGCCGAGCAGACCCGGGTCGAGTTCGCCTCCGGCACGCTCATCGTGCGCGGCCCACGGCAGGCCGGCTTCGGCATCTTCGGCCGGGTCGGCACCGTCGACGTGGTGATCGAGGTGCCCACCGGTTCCGACCTGGAGGTCAAGCTCGGCGTCGGCGGCGCCCGCTGCATCGGGGCGTTCGGCGCCTGCCGGCTGCGGAGCGGCGCCGGTGACCTGCGGGTCGAGCAGGCCGAGAGCCTCAGCATGACCACCGGCATGGGTCTGGCCACCGCCGAGTCGGTCACCGGCGACGCGCACCTCACCACCGGCTCCGGCAAGCTGCGGGTCGACTCGGTGACCGGCCCGGCCGTGCTGAAGAACGGCAACGGTGACACCTGGGTCGGGCACGCCGGCGGCGAGCTGCGGGTCAACGCGGCCAACGGCGACATCGGCGCCGACCACGCGACCGGCCCGGTCACCGCGAACACCGCGAACGGCAACATCCAGGTGCGCGAGCTGGTCCGCGGGGTGGCCACGCTGCGCAGCTCGGCGGGGCGGATCGAGGTGGGGGTCCGCACGGGCACCGCGGCGCGGCTCGACGTGCACACCTCGTACGGCAAGATCCGAAATGAATTGACCGCGGCCGACGGACCGGCCGAGACCGACGAGCGGGCCGAGATCCGCGCCCGCACCTCGTTCGGCGACATCCTGATCCACCGCGCCTGA